The sequence below is a genomic window from Dermacentor albipictus isolate Rhodes 1998 colony chromosome 2, USDA_Dalb.pri_finalv2, whole genome shotgun sequence.
GATAAGACGCGACTGCTCCAGAAAGGTGCTGGGTTCAATCCCCGGACCAGAAcaaatgttgttgtttttttcacttACGAAGCTTTCCGAGAAACCTGTACTGGTTTCCTtggtagcttcgtgctacagtcatGTGGatgacactttttttctttcatgaactttcctccaccttgcgggcttccgcagaactgattttccATGTTTAGCGTTCCTTTATAACGAAGGAAATAAATATTAACTTGATTAAGTCGAGAGGAACGCTTTCATCGTAAGCGACTGCTCGTGTGAGTTACGATTCCAAGATATGAAGGTTGTGAAGAACTGCGCGCGAGCTGATGGAGCCTGTCGTATTCTTCAACAAGAAAAATTGAAACTGCACCTGTGAAATATCCGTCATGCTGTACAATTCAGAAGAACGTTGAATAGCCTATTCATTATAGCGGCGATTATTGCATGTTATTTCTGACGTTGCGCTCGCATATCGCCTCTTTGTTTAGTGCACATATCGCTGGGTTAACTGTGTCCTGAATAAACGTGATGGAAGTTACCGCCTGCGACACCTTGTGTTTCTTGCTGTGTGTGCATTCCCCTAGCGGTAGATATATGTACTTACGTGTAAAAGTTTGTTTGGACACACGCAACGATCAATATGATAGGCCGTTCGTATATAATTATGTATATATAGAAAGAAATGTTCACTACACTCGGTAGCATCAGCAGGCTTTGCACCAGCAACACCATTACATCTAAAGAAAACTCTCTCTGCACACTACGGACATTTGTATCCACTGTTTAGGAACACGCACACACGAAAAGGGGCTACGTGTGCTTACACATTTGTTGTCCGTTATCCATAAACGGGCATACATCCTTCTAGAATGTCATGCTTGAGCTTGGGCTCCCTGGCAATCTTTCCCGAGTATATACGCGGCCATCTCGATCGGCTGCCCGGTCAGCGCCAACAGGCTGTGAACTGCGtcgcgtctgtctgtctgcacgcAGGCGCCCTGGAGATTCCCGGCTCGACGGTGTACCGGATGAACTACTTCCTGGCCACCTTCATCCACGTGCCGACCAGCATCGCGTACCTGTGCATCGAGACGCGCACGGGCGTCTACGTCCAGGGCTCCATCGCCGGCGCGCTGGGCATCCTCAACAGCCTCATGTTCCTGGCGAACGCCGTCATGGCGTACCACCCGCGCGTCGTCTGAGAATAAAACGCCCGCCGCGGGCGCATGCTATCGCCGACCGAGCGTAAATGAGCCACGTGACGAATTTGTCATCTCTCTATACAGGCGTAGTAATAGTATACCGATACATAACTTTAATTAAACGTTGCGCTCCGCAACCTTTTAAGTGTCCTTTACTTCACGTGCGGTAAGGCTTCCAGGGTGCACCCAAAAGGTGTTGCGAAGGTGCACGATGCCGTCCTTAGCATGATAGATGATTGTGtcattgtttggggacaagataagttAAATTAAGTTCTGGGTTTTTACGTGCTAAAAGCCctgtatgattatgaggcacgccgtgtggggaactccggaataattttgatcacctggggttctttaacgtgcaccaaatgcaccgTACAtgggcggtttttttttttttttttgcatttcgccctcgtcgaaatgcagccgctgcggccgggatatatgatcccgcgacctcgtgcttatcagcgcaGCGCCAAAGTCACTACgcgaccatggcgggtcaagatAATTTTCAAAAGGGTGCACATTGTTCCTGGAGTGCACGTGTTTGATAGCCACGCCGCAACCGCAAGAATGCAGGTAGTACATTCGGCCATTCAGACGAGGACGAGGTAGGTTCTCCTAATCGTATCCTTGATGCAAAGGCTATGCACAGCTAGGATAAAGCAACCAGTTTAGAGCGCGTCTCCGTTCTGGAGCAATAAATTATACCAAGCACCGATCATCGTTGGCGCTGATGgataacgatatatatatatatatatatatatatatatatatatatatatatatatatatatatatatatatatatatatatatatatataaattatccaGAACAGCACGAGGTCGAAGTGCGCGTCGCGAAGTTCATCCGCCCTGCAGTGGGCAGGTGCTCCTCTCAGTCCAGCATTCCAGCGACCTTAGCTGTCCTCTTCACTCGGTCTACCAGTTTGAGACGGTCAAACGAGTCGGAGGtggacagcgccgcctcccattTTCTGTCTGGCGGGGTGTGGTAATTAATGGCGGCAGAACCTCCGATTACAAAcagactacaaacagaaacttatacgagtcccgtgcaactaaaaactttctaccccgatatatacgagagcgatatgtgcaagctatgcaagtctgctagagccacccttcaacacatgttgtggggatgtgaaatataccaaaataaaatggcagtcttcccagaaaatctacgggcgcggtggtcggccgtgctgctccgctcagaactccaagaccaactttgggccgtccagcgagccaaggaaaccgcatgggagcagcagctcccagtggccatctaggcggccccaggcccgggccttcCAATcgccggattcaaaataaagttatcacatcacagaACCTCCGATCAGCCGGTCGGAGCACGGCGCTGCGATAGCTCTCCGCGAGCAAAACGTCTCGCGCAAGTTCGAGGCCGAGCACGCGCGCGGCTAGCGAGATGAAGAAGAAGGGGGCACCATGGCGGTGCAAATCCCTGCGGTGCTGGCCATGCTGTTTTATTTCATCGCCATCATGTGCGTCGGCGTGTGGTCGGGCCGCAAGCTGCACATCTTCAAGGAGGATGGCCAGGCCTCAACGTCAGACCTGCGCCGCAGGCGGCCGCAGCAGACCCGCTTCCTGCACCGGCTGTTCCTGGCCGACAGGAACATGTCGCTGACACTCGGCATCAGCTCCATGACAGGTGAGCCGCGTCTGCCCTTCTACAAAGCAGGGACAGACTTGAGAGGTtcggtcaatcaatcaatcaatcaatcaatcaatcaaaattaGGTTTATTTGAACAATTCAAGAAATACGTGCAATGTACTTGGACCAATAGTCTATGTGGCTAGTAGCTAGTCAATTATAGAAAGTAGTTATATAGATCGAGCGAGCAGTAGCGTAGCCAGAAATGGGTGAGGTGTTTGAGGGGGTTGCGCCCACTTTACAGCGGGGACGGGAAGGGATGGTAGGCAGCATGCTAACGCAGAAATTTTGAGGGCGGGGGCGGCGTGCCCGGTGTTCCACCCCCTGGCTGTGCCACTGCAACCATGGACATGTTTGCTGAACGAGTGAGAACATTAAAAGAACGAGCATTAACTTGACTAAAGAAGAGTTGTGACATTTGATTAGACAAGTGGAAGCGCTTACGTGCAAAGTGAAGGTATCTGGCAACTTTTACACCTTCACATTACTGAGcttagtcattttttttttttttgcacgcagaTACCTTGTGCTTTTTAAAGTGAATCGCTTCAACGAACCCTCCCGGATTTTGAATGACCGTGGCCGCTGATGCTACCTTGCCGAATATCCGCGTCCGTGCACTTGCGCGCACGAGAACACGTCACGCACGCTCCAGTTTACACGAGGCGCAAGGCGCAGGAATAAAACGCGTGAATAATAGTCAAGCTTACCCCCTGTCTTTCGCATCGTACTTCTCCCTGCGTATACGCCCCTATTCGTCATTATTCTCTCGACAAACGTCAATCATCGCTCCCGTCCCCGCTACATGTTACTGCGTCGATGTCTTATACAATGTATACATTTGCACGAACGGCTCTTTGCATTTCGGCACAGTTTGTGAACGCTGAATTGTACAAGCACAAATGTCGCGCCAGATTGAAGTATAGTGACCTGTGCGGGGCACCGACATAGACATTGCGTGAGATTACATGTTGTATATAGGATGACCATACGGACTATCGTGAGCATCGCGATTCGTTTTATAGCATTTAATTAGCCGCTTCACTAAAACTTCGCTTGGCGTAGATTCCAACTCGTGCGTCGaatctgcatatattttttttattcgtgcAGATAAATGAATAAAATTACCTTGGAGCATACGGTGCGATTCGGCCCGTGCAGGTGAATTACCTGAAGAGGCGGGCACTATACTTGCACGACGACTAACAATGCCCAGGCAGCTAATTAATACTATATGTTCTAACTAACTTTAACACGATTATTCCCTTTAGGGCACGTGTTGAAAATTCGAAATTGAAGCCAAGCTTTAGTGAGGTCACGAGTACTTATCATAAATTCTAACACTATATAGCACCAATTACGGTATCCATCCTTAAGATGCGCTACAATGTacagtggactgtccatttcaagCGCCGCTGACTGGCTGGAGGTACGAGCgagaaggagacaggcgccccAGCCAGTCACCTTCTCGCTCGCACAGCTGCAGCCAATCAGCGGtcaccgaaatggacagtccactaggtggacacatACAGAATAGCCCCCCTCCCCATGCTCTTGCGAAGAGTGctagcgtaagaacttttctTCTTCCGTTTATAAATACGAGTTCTGTTTACGAAAGAGTTAAATGTGTGGCGCCGGTTTCGTCAACAGCCATATGGGTCGGAGGCGGCTACCTGAACGGCACTGCCGAGGCTGTCTACACACACGGCATCCTCTACTGCCACGCTCCGATCGGTTACGCTATAAGCCTCATACTCGGTGAGTGAAGACCACGGCATTTTAGGCTTCTGAAACTTGGATTCGATCACGTGATACGTTTTTACCTGATCTGGGGCCATAtaccgtaaagctattccaatgtgtttttattccaatctcctgatgtcaaatttgcgtagccgccgacgcaagcatcaggcgatgacccgcagcgttgcctcaacACCCCAGTCAAACGCCCTCTTAGCTGATAGGTCACTTTggtttcaaaacgaataacattgcctacgctgagcggcttgtcttatctaactggctgacaagaggcgaggagcacgctcaagtggagagagtttcgatgAGGCAGAGCCAGCAACCGGCTGAGGAGGGTGATGGCGgcgcctgtgattggtccgcttccccttacttagcttgcggtggctggtcggaaatcgcggcggcgtgcaacagaaggttaagaacgtcgctaaaacggatcctcagcaaggaagagttgggagagcgaggtcgtaaacgagtcgaaagtgctcaaaaacgttacacggtcacgcaaaaagctttattataggcaaataaacccacggatgctctccggcagatgcgagtagccagtgcctgagcgatcggcggtagccatcttttattaattccggaacggggcagcctgcggcgaTTCAGGAAAGAAAaattgttttgttcggcatattaatgcatctttaacgcgtacacgtcacttcgagggggcgagttttcgcggttttgtgacgtctcgtgacaggcaggggaagtggctgcagcctgaaaactttcgACCAattgccgagggctaatggcgaaaaggcttcgcatgagaaataactattttttcttttgttcagtccaatcatgcataatcagtgtgtacaggtcatattagatggggagctatcggggttttcgtgacgtcgcgtgacagacaagcgaagtggaggtgatcgaaaaaaagtttttgaccaattgcggagggcttattgcagaattggaacagaaaagtttggaatagctttgcgttatagcacccctggtcCATTTCTGTGCGCAAAAGGCTTCCAGGATCTCCTTCAACTTTAAATGGCGACGTAACCACGAATTACAAACAATAACTGTATACAGCCGAACGCTGTCGAAATTCATGACATCACGAATAAATGGGCCGGAGTGATGTGGTTCCATTCCAATGCCGTTCCTTTTCGCGCTGCATCAGCGATATGAGTGGCGCTCACTCCGTCTTATTGACGTAATCATCAACCGACCGTTAACGGTAGACGATGAGAGTGGCGTAGATGCGAGCGGAAGGAAGCGTTACGTCATACTGCGCTACCAAAACCGGCTCTGGCGAAGGAATTCAAAATGGCGTCACCGCCGCCCGTCATTGCTGCCTTCCAATCAGCATGCCCTCACGGTAAGACCTGCCTGTTGGTAGTTCCAGAAGTGCAAGTCATTATTCCGGATTAACTGCAGACATCCCTTAAATGTGACACTAcaagaaataataacaaaaataGAAAACGAAAGGTCTCACCGAGACTGGAACTCGGATCGCTGGATTCAAAGTCCAGAGTGCTGACCATTACACCATGAGACCGCAACCCCTATGCCGACCGTGGAAATCGAACCGAGGCCACCTCGGTGAAAGCCAGGtgtcctagccactagaccacgccggaatACGCCCGCACTATGGGAAACAAACTTGATATATACCTCACGACTGCCGCTGGGATCACTCGCGCAGGCTGTTTCATGCGTCACTTAATTCAGCGGATGCCGTTCGTGAAAGAGATTCCTGCTGGACATGCGACAATATACGTACACGCATATATCGTTGCCGGGTGGACGAGACAAGACGCCACCGGCGCGACGTTGTAATACAGAGCCCCCGCTGTCAGCAAACCCGAGCACTTAATAGTTAGCAGTGGTTAACTTTGGGGACCATTTATCTTGTAACGATCCACTTCATTTCACATTATTTTCGCCCTTCGCCACGCGTTCGGGCGTGGAACGAGCGCATGCAACCGCACCGCCGTTATCAATCGTATCGGCCACTCGGTGCTATGCCATGATAGGAAGGATAGCGTGATATGCAACGTCGCAAAACACGGTGCTTGCGCCATCCTGTCGCATTTTCTATTGTTCTTTTCTTATCGGGGCCTGTATGGACTCTGTTCCATTTTTATCATGTTATTCCTGTCAAGACTTTCATGTCATGCGATGCATGTCGCCAACCGTGTCATTCCTGTCACGTCATGCATCATGATGCCATTTCAAGCATGTATTTCACGAAATGTGATTAGTGTCGTGCCATGCATGCACGTCATGCGATGTCTTTAAGTGTCACTAAGTGTCAAGTCATGCATATCACATCGTGACATGTCGTTCATACCATGTCGTGCGTGTTCGACGGCGAATTCCGATGTTGATGGCACTGATGGAAACGAAAAATTGGCATCGCGTCCGTGAAGTTGGCTTCTCCGCAACACAGCGGAGCATTTGACGTCATATTAGACCACGTGTTGAGAGTCGGCGAGTAGCAGCACGAGCGGCGCGCGGTAAACAGAGGCGTAACTCTAGCTCACTTCGAGGCATGCTGTGTGTCGCAGCTAACGCTAGACAAGTcagttacaaaaagaaaaaaatatatatgaagaAAGATAAAAGATGGAAAAATCACGATGCAATAAACGattataagacctacggtgttcggtcTTAAGAAGCTTGGCTACCGAACAGCGTAAGACTTAAAATTGTACCTTGCACCATGCTTATTgaagctcttttttttctttgaccagCTTCGCTAACGTCAGCTGCGACACCCTATATATGGAGGGACTACGCCCTCCTCCAACGCAGCTCTTCATTCAGCATATTTTATTGAAGTAATCTGCATTCTTTCGCAAAATTGTTGCACGACAATGATTAGCGTTATTTTGTCCTCTGATTTCTACCATCATACTATATTCAAGACATTGcaaatgaaaataattgtttaaaatatgaaaaaaatagttACTCGTCGTGGTGAGGAGGCGCCAACACTTCTGTGCTGAAGGTGTGGCAAGACTGTCACGTGTGCGGCCATCGAAGAGCAACACTACTACCttccacttctttctttttaaccacggactttaaaaaaataaatacgcAGCGGGGTGCTTTGGACGCCCGAATGTCATCTTGAAGAAAATCAAGCCCCTCAGATCAACGTATCATTTTTCGCTCATCCAGATCTAGCGACCCGCTTATGAATAGTGCCGAGACTTACTTATACGCTAGTATTTATGAGCTGAAAATTAAGAGGAAGTTTTATCTCGAAGGCTCTTATCTAAatgcatgggaaaggagaaatcatttttctcggcgaccactgcaccaaatttgatgcgGTTTATTGCATATAAAAGATAAAGtcaaaatgtagtgactgttagtagcgaattttttatttatgaggtcaattaaaaaaaaaataaatgttgaCTAGAATCgtgaattttcagaaaacgaaactatcaagtttgcaactctaGTTCATcagtgaaaaatgatatcacaattctgtaaattgcacctaatagtacatccaaGGCGGACAAAATCGGTATGTTATACATGGCTTTCAAATAGATCACTAAATTGTTAGCAGGATTTTTGCTATactcttgtaaataatgtaacaaAATCGCGTAACATATGACTTGACATGTAAAATTTGTCCTCTTTGGATGTTCTAATGGATGGATTTTACAGGTCTGCGATTTCTGTTCTaggtgcagagctacgaattgGTTAACTTcgcgcttcaattttttttttatcttaccaATATTTGAAAATTCCATAGAAAATGaactcaggccctaaatcgaaattccgcttccgacaatcactagaatttagctttctctctcaattgcaacaaatttAAAATCGCCCTAAATGCTATCTCagaaaaagtgtttctgcgttttacacgtatttggATAGGAGACATCGGAgttgtgcccgagctaaagcttcctctcaaacgcagtgcgtttcttttttaacaaaGCCCAGATAGACGAATCTTATTACCAAGCCACGGGGATGCGATTTTGGACTCGAAATTCCACCACATTGTCAAATTCACCATATTGCTTAGCTCCGATTGGTTGGCAGGACGGCTACGCCCTCTGATCGGCTCAGAACGCAAATGGTGGcggaattaaattatggggttttacgtgccaaaaccaatttctgattatgaggcacgccgtagtggaggactccggaaatttcgaccacctggggttcttcaacgtacaccttaatctaagtacacgggtgttttcgcatttcgcccccatctaaatgcggccgccgtggccgggattcgatcccgcgacctcgtgctcagcagcccaacgccatagccactgagcaaccacggtgggtgtggCGGAATTCAACAGTATGGCGAAATTCGACCGTGTGCAGAATAGCATCCATGAATGCATCAATCCCATCATTgcaaacaaagaaggaaaaaaaaaaagcgtcacaACATAACGAACGAATCTGAGGTGGATCGAGAGGAGGTCATAGAAAAAAGAATCACAATGAGACGTGAATATTGAAAACACATGCTTCTGTCACGCCGCGCAATTAAAGCTCGCGTgtacgcaacaaaaaaaaaggaacacgcaGGTCTCACCGAGACTCGAACTCGGATCGCTGGATTCAAAGTCCAGAGTGCTGACCATTACACCATGAGACCGCAACCtcttccgacgccgggaatcgaacccgggccttcTGGGTGAAAGCCAgatatcctagccactagaccacgccggaacTGCGAGCTGATGAGGCATATGGCGCATGCTTTACGGAcgcatatacataaatatatatatatatatgtacgcacacacacacacacgacgtaCGCCTTACGTCATGCCAGCCGAGGCACGCACTCGACATGTCTTTTCCAGCTGTTGGGACGGCGTCAGTCGGGAGCGAAGCGAAGACGTCATCGCGGCGTGCTGCTGGCTTTGCGAAGGTTTCGCGTGCAGAACACGTACCGTCTGATGACATTTCTCGTCGACACCCAAGAGAGAAAAAGGACACGAAAACacgcaagaaaagtagggaaTTCGTTCATTGTATATGTTGGAAGGCCTAGTACtcaagtctaaaaaaaaaaaatgcaaaagagaaggaaggaaggaggaaaCAGAAAACGGAAGAAAGGGGAggggaaaaaggaagagaaagctAAATGTCTGAAAAAGAAATTCTCTTAACATATAAGAGCGAAAGAGAAATGAGACAATGGAAAGGAAAGTCAAAGAATAGCGGACaaagcagcttttctttttcttttttttttctgtgcgtgaAGCTTTAGCGCAGAAACCTTGACATTTCTCGATGCTCTTACTCGCGCCCTGCTCTCGCATTCACCTACATTGTCGTTGAATTCAATCGGCCAGGGATATATCGTACTTCCTGGATATCGGAAGTATGGCGCAGTAGTGTCTGAAATTGTTATAATCGGTTGAGGAGAAAAAATAAGGGGGCGAAGTAATGTAAGCGCAAGGTACAGTGGATATATCGTGAGAAAGTGTGTATCAGCAACCAAATACGTAATTGATTACTCAGTGCGCGTTCCTGGGCTTCGAGTTTTTTTAGTAGTCTGCTAAACACCCAATTGGTGAAGTCATGCATTGTGTTGTAGCGCAATCAAAACAACACAAAGAACAGAGGATCGAACACCACGGCCGGGTGATACGCATAGCGGCCGTGGTGCCAGGTCCTCTGTTCTTTTCGTTTGTTCCATACCATGGCTTCACCGAGTATCAACTAACTTGCCTAAGACAATTCATGCTAAGCACCTAATTATCTCAGTTGGCTGAGTCACCGTCCCGGAAAAGCGGTAGTGCGGAGTTCTACTGCAATACCAGGACGAAATCTTCAATTTCGAATGttctttgttactttttttttcatcgtgaACACGTACGGGTCGTTAGGTAAAAGGAAGAACTGTGACCATCGTGTAAATTGCAAGATGGATGCCAAGTTTTCGTCTATACCATTGGCCGTGCATGCGCGCCTTGTGATCGCAGGCGGCTTCTTCTTCGCGCAAAAGATGAGGACGACGAACGCGGTGACGATGCTGGACCCGTTCCAGGAGCATTACGGCCGCTGGATGGGGCTGCTGCTGTGCCTGCCGGCCGTGTGCGGCGAGGTATTGTGGACGGCCGCCATGTTGTCCGCGCTGGGTGAGCAGGGACGTTGATCGAGGGTCTGGACTCCGCACGCACCGATGTTGAACATTGTCGGGCTCGACTGCAGTTGTAGCTTCTCCGTATGCGTGTTCACGAAACACGCGTGACGATGGCGACGTGcggttttagagcgcagctcctatgCGACCCGTTCttacggcgagcgtcggcgtcggaggcggtggcgtaaccgagtgagcgagcacagcgaaagacgaaagcgaacgcgcagcgcagcggtggatgaaagacgtgaggaggaaagtggaggaggagggtatggcgagaccgtgagaagaaaagcgtagtgcgtggcgacgacggctacgagatggcgccagagtagcgagCGTCGTCTGGGACAGGGTGTCGGAACGAaatttagaacgacagaaagctgagctagttggtaaggattcattatgcaaaataggagtgaggcgtgcagacaggacacaagagtagagaagtggacaacactgtccacttgtccacttctctactcttgtgtcctctctgcatgcctcacttctattttgcataactGAACGAAATGTTTTTCGTTATTGTTTAAATTCGTTCCACTGAAAAATGTTCCCCTCCGGTCCTGCtctggaacgaaaaaaaaaaagaatgatccGTAACGGTTCACAACGGTTTTAGTTCGCTTGCAAAAAATCTTTGAAGCAAAATACCGATAAAAACGCAGTATTTATTTTTCGCTATAAGTGAATAATCAATTCTGAGATCATGCACAGTGCCTTGACTCAAGGTACcgagcatgatctcagaagcagcaGGTCATCGAGTGTACTCGCCGAAATGCGAGACCATTGTTCCGATTAAACGAACCTAGGCGAACGATAAAGCTTCGGTAAGAAATCGTTGCAAccgtagaaaacgaaactataggcTCTTCAGCCCACAATCCTTGGGTTTCGCTACGATGCCGATCTGCTATTGCACCGAGTGGCAGGCTAAGATTAGTGGAGTGCTCGCTCGGCTACCACTCGCACTGTCCCTGCACGAGATACGCGCTTAGGCGGACCCTCGAGATACGCGCCAAATCGGACGTTGCCTGACGTCGGTTGTTTCGGATTACCGACTTTCCCCTTGAACCGAAAACCGACAAAGAATATTTCCATTTCGCTGTGAAACAAAATAATAGATGACGTTCTGGTTACGATTTGTTTCCGGTCAGAaatgtaggtttttttttttcgtttttgttttcgttccaaTCCGACACACTGGTCCGGGAGGTCTGTtgacggcggctgctgtgaatcgcacccacgcgtcacccactcGCTGCCTCTCGCAATTTCCCGACTAGCGAGGCAGGCGtgccacacttcactccatttgcaACGTATCGCGCGAGACAGATTATCCGCGCCagtcaacatatcgcgaaatgaaaacacgtatacagctgcgctcatatttcgcattagggagtatcgtagtaATCGCtggttttttcttttcatttgcgcAAAGGTCAGGGATGTCCCACGGCCCAAAAGCGCCGCGCAAGTATACGTATGAGTTTTGAATGGGTAAATGAAAATGTACCCATTGTAATACGTTCCTAATAGTAGATGTATTATGGCTGTAAAGAAAACTAAAACCTTAGTCACTGTAAAATGCGCGAAACATATATCTAATAGAAGTGTGGTAATTAGTAGTTATGTGTGCTATAAGTATAAAAACATGTGTGGCGAAGCACCGGGACACCGTAGACGCATAGACTAGACAACGCGTGCTGcacagtctcggagg
It includes:
- the LOC139055608 gene encoding uncharacterized protein — protein: MACYCEYVLTASGILKLFQMVVGAGIVFLLSEGRLDDNCYLSMRLDAFILFIASIVFFFNALLILICVLVGALEIPGSTVYRMNYFLATFIHVPTSIAYLCIETRTGVYVQGSIAGALGILNSLMFLANAVMAYHPRVV